A part of Melittangium boletus DSM 14713 genomic DNA contains:
- a CDS encoding nucleotide sugar dehydrogenase — MRVMVSPLLTRIRQREAKVGVVGMGYVGLPLGMAFAEAGYPVTGLDVDTRKVENIGKGQSYIKHIKSEPLKVLTDAGKLKATTDFAKAKELDCIIICVPTPLTASREPDMSYIIKTGEALAPHVRPGQLFILESTTYPGTTDEVLKPLLEKGGLKAGVDFHLAFSPEREDPGNKSFNTKTIPKIVGGYTPACLEVAQALYASALKDTVPVSSTRVAELAKLLENIFRCVNIAMVNEMKMLCDRMNIDVWEVIQAASTKPFGFMPFTPGPGLGGHCIPIDPFYLTWKAREFEFHTKFIELAGEVNQQMPYYVVQRTMEALNKHRKTLNGSKVLCIGAAYKKDIDDMRESPSLRVITLLKGTGAEVDYHDPYVPKLEEGHGFHFNMKSVPLSPETLASYDAVVILTDHSNIDYSDVVKHSHVVVDTRNACKNVGPGREKITKA; from the coding sequence GTTCGCGGAGGCGGGTTACCCGGTGACGGGTCTCGACGTGGACACGCGCAAGGTGGAGAACATCGGCAAGGGGCAGAGCTACATCAAGCACATCAAGAGCGAGCCGCTCAAGGTGCTGACGGACGCGGGCAAGCTCAAGGCGACCACGGACTTCGCCAAGGCGAAGGAGCTCGACTGCATCATCATCTGCGTGCCCACGCCCCTCACCGCGTCGCGTGAGCCGGACATGAGCTACATCATCAAGACGGGTGAGGCGCTCGCGCCGCACGTGCGTCCCGGCCAGCTCTTCATCCTCGAGTCCACCACCTACCCGGGCACCACGGACGAGGTCCTCAAGCCCCTGCTGGAGAAGGGCGGTCTCAAGGCGGGCGTGGACTTCCACCTGGCCTTCAGCCCCGAGCGCGAGGACCCGGGCAACAAGAGCTTCAACACCAAGACGATTCCGAAGATCGTCGGCGGCTACACGCCCGCGTGCCTCGAGGTCGCCCAGGCGCTCTACGCCAGCGCCCTCAAGGACACCGTGCCCGTGTCCAGCACCCGCGTGGCGGAGCTCGCCAAGCTGCTGGAGAACATCTTCCGCTGCGTCAACATCGCCATGGTCAACGAGATGAAGATGCTCTGCGACCGCATGAACATCGACGTGTGGGAGGTCATCCAGGCCGCTTCCACCAAGCCCTTCGGCTTCATGCCCTTCACCCCGGGCCCGGGCCTCGGTGGGCACTGCATCCCCATCGATCCCTTCTACCTCACGTGGAAGGCGCGCGAGTTCGAGTTCCACACCAAGTTCATCGAGCTCGCCGGTGAGGTGAACCAGCAGATGCCCTACTACGTGGTGCAGCGCACCATGGAAGCGCTCAACAAGCACCGCAAGACGCTCAACGGCTCCAAGGTGCTCTGCATCGGCGCGGCGTACAAGAAGGACATCGACGACATGCGCGAGAGCCCCAGCCTGCGCGTCATCACCCTGCTCAAGGGCACGGGCGCCGAGGTGGACTACCACGATCCGTACGTGCCCAAGCTCGAGGAGGGCCACGGCTTCCACTTCAACATGAAGTCCGTGCCGCTCTCTCCGGAGACGCTCGCCAGCTACGACGCGGTGGTCATCCTCACCGACCACTCCAACATCGACTACAGCGACGTGGTCAAGCACTCCCACGTCGTCGTCGACACGCGCAACGCCTGCAAGAACGTGGGCCCCGGCCGGGAGAAGATCACCAAGGCCTGA
- the rpsD gene encoding 30S ribosomal protein S4, with the protein MARNTGPRGRVCRRLGIALSNITAKDPDKDPVLRRPYPPGQHGATARPSVSDYGQRLREKQKLKLFYGLLEKQCRKAFLEARRSPGNTGTVLLQLLERRLDVVVLRAGLATSIRQARQFVRHGYLQVDGERVNIPSYRVRNGSEVRFASTHKELLIVKECFERMKDRQVPGYLQVVEGGQGVRYVREAEREEIPVNVNAPFIVEFYAQRV; encoded by the coding sequence GTGGCGCGGAATACGGGACCTCGCGGCAGGGTGTGCCGTCGGCTGGGGATTGCGCTGTCGAACATCACCGCGAAGGATCCGGACAAGGATCCGGTGCTGCGCCGGCCCTATCCCCCCGGGCAGCACGGGGCGACGGCCCGGCCCTCGGTGAGCGACTACGGGCAGCGGCTGCGCGAGAAGCAGAAGCTCAAGCTCTTCTACGGGTTGTTGGAGAAGCAGTGCCGAAAGGCCTTCCTGGAGGCACGCCGCTCGCCCGGCAACACGGGCACGGTGCTGCTGCAACTGCTCGAGCGCCGGCTGGACGTGGTGGTGCTGCGCGCGGGCCTGGCGACGAGCATCCGTCAGGCGCGGCAGTTCGTGCGTCACGGCTACCTGCAGGTGGACGGTGAGCGCGTCAACATCCCCAGCTACCGGGTGAGGAATGGCAGCGAGGTGCGCTTCGCGTCCACCCACAAGGAGCTGCTCATCGTGAAGGAGTGCTTCGAGCGGATGAAGGATCGCCAGGTGCCGGGCTACCTCCAGGTGGTGGAGGGAGGGCAGGGCGTGCGCTACGTGCGCGAGGCCGAGCGGGAGGAGATTCCCGTCAACGTCAACGCGCCCTTCATCGTGGAATTCTACGCGCAGCGGGTGTGA
- a CDS encoding flavin-containing monooxygenase encodes MGRIRRASESPVSEPRHVHVVIVGSGFGGLGAAIRLKQRGVDDFLILERADSVGGVWRDNSYPGCACDVQSHLFSFSFAPNPRWTHDYSPQAEIWEYLRDCASRFGLTPHLRFGHELLEAEWNDARRRWQLKTSKGAFTADVLVSAMGGLSEPSVPPLPGLDTFEGKVMHSARWDHSHALAGRRVAVVGTGASAIQFVPRIQPEVARLSLFQRTPPWILPRGNRAISARARRLFQRVPAAQWLARAGLFAKHESLLLAFRHPSIMRWVRRHSLRHLERSVPDPLLRARLTPDYQIGCKRVLVSDDYLPSLTQPNVELITDAIQEIRARSILTRAGSEHEVDTIILGTGFVVADHPSSRRIRGRDGRSLAEVFAGSPKAHLGVTVSGFPNLFMLLGPNTSLGHTSVVLMIEAQVEHLLNALDFMRAGGVAAVEPSPEAQASFVAAVDERTLGSVWNQGGCTSWYLDDTGRNSALWPGFTFTYRRRVERFDPGEYLSLPPLLPASTGT; translated from the coding sequence ATGGGCCGCATCCGCCGAGCCTCGGAGTCGCCCGTGTCGGAGCCGCGTCATGTTCATGTCGTCATCGTTGGGAGCGGGTTCGGAGGACTGGGCGCCGCCATCCGGCTCAAACAGCGGGGGGTGGACGACTTCCTCATCCTGGAGCGCGCGGACTCGGTCGGGGGGGTCTGGCGCGACAACTCCTATCCAGGCTGCGCGTGCGATGTGCAATCGCACCTCTTCTCGTTCTCGTTCGCCCCGAATCCCCGGTGGACGCACGATTACTCCCCTCAGGCGGAGATCTGGGAGTACCTGCGCGACTGTGCCTCGCGCTTCGGCCTCACGCCCCACCTGCGCTTCGGGCATGAATTACTCGAGGCCGAGTGGAACGACGCGCGGCGGCGCTGGCAGCTGAAGACGTCGAAGGGGGCCTTCACCGCGGATGTCCTCGTCTCGGCCATGGGGGGGCTGAGCGAGCCGTCGGTTCCTCCATTGCCCGGGCTCGACACCTTCGAGGGCAAGGTCATGCACTCGGCGCGCTGGGACCATTCCCACGCCCTCGCGGGCCGGAGGGTGGCGGTGGTGGGGACGGGTGCTTCGGCGATCCAGTTCGTGCCGCGGATCCAACCGGAGGTGGCGAGGTTGTCGCTCTTCCAGCGCACGCCGCCGTGGATCCTCCCCCGGGGCAATCGCGCCATCTCCGCGCGGGCGAGGCGCCTCTTCCAGCGGGTGCCCGCGGCGCAATGGCTCGCCCGCGCCGGTCTCTTCGCGAAGCATGAGTCCTTGTTGCTGGCCTTCCGCCACCCGTCGATCATGCGGTGGGTCCGGCGCCACTCGCTCCGTCACCTGGAGCGCAGCGTGCCGGATCCCCTCCTCCGTGCCCGGCTGACGCCCGACTACCAGATAGGCTGCAAGCGCGTGCTCGTGTCGGACGACTACCTGCCGTCGCTGACCCAGCCGAACGTGGAGCTCATCACCGACGCCATCCAGGAGATCCGCGCGCGCTCCATCCTCACGCGGGCGGGGTCCGAGCACGAGGTCGACACGATCATCCTTGGCACTGGCTTCGTCGTGGCGGATCATCCCTCTTCCCGGCGCATCCGCGGACGTGACGGGCGCTCGCTCGCCGAGGTGTTCGCCGGAAGCCCCAAGGCGCACCTCGGGGTGACGGTGTCGGGCTTCCCCAATCTCTTCATGCTCCTGGGTCCCAACACGTCGTTGGGCCACACCTCGGTGGTGCTGATGATCGAGGCGCAGGTGGAGCACCTGCTCAACGCGTTGGACTTCATGCGCGCGGGGGGAGTGGCGGCCGTGGAGCCGAGCCCGGAGGCACAGGCGTCCTTCGTCGCGGCCGTGGATGAGCGCACCCTCGGGAGCGTGTGGAACCAGGGGGGCTGCACGAGCTGGTACCTCGATGACACGGGGCGCAACTCCGCCCTGTGGCCGGGCTTCACCTTCACGTACCGGCGCCGCGTCGAGCGCTTCGACCCCGGGGAATACCTCTCGCTTCCTCCACTGCTGCCCGCGTCCACGGGCACGTGA
- a CDS encoding SDR family NAD(P)-dependent oxidoreductase, with amino-acid sequence MNDKVVVITGASGGIGAAFARLTGSKGNRVVLAARREVELHQVAAHSGPEALVVPADVTRREDIQRVLDAALDRFGRVDVWVNNAGRGISKLVSELTDEDFDEMMRVNVKSALYGMQAVLPHFQERGQGHLINVSSMLGRVPYVPFRSAYNAAKHALNALTANLRMEVRERFPHIHVSTVLPGPVATEFGVNALGGGPDSRRMPNAQTPEEVAAVIQDLIERPRGDVYTRPEYHGQVLAYYGSADMGAPEKS; translated from the coding sequence ATGAACGACAAGGTCGTGGTCATCACGGGGGCGAGCGGTGGCATTGGCGCCGCCTTCGCGCGGCTGACGGGGAGCAAGGGAAACCGGGTGGTGCTCGCCGCGCGGCGGGAGGTGGAATTGCACCAGGTGGCGGCCCATTCAGGGCCCGAGGCCCTGGTCGTCCCCGCCGATGTCACCCGGCGCGAGGACATCCAGCGGGTCCTGGACGCGGCGCTCGACCGGTTCGGACGGGTGGACGTCTGGGTGAACAACGCCGGGCGAGGCATCAGCAAGCTCGTCTCCGAGCTCACCGACGAGGACTTCGACGAGATGATGCGCGTCAACGTCAAGTCGGCGCTCTACGGCATGCAGGCGGTGCTCCCCCACTTCCAGGAGCGCGGCCAGGGGCACCTCATCAACGTGTCGTCCATGCTGGGACGCGTGCCCTATGTGCCGTTCCGCTCCGCGTACAACGCGGCCAAACACGCGCTCAACGCCCTCACGGCCAACCTGCGCATGGAGGTGCGCGAGCGCTTCCCCCACATCCACGTGTCCACCGTGCTGCCGGGCCCCGTGGCCACCGAGTTCGGCGTGAACGCGCTCGGGGGCGGGCCCGACTCGCGCCGGATGCCCAATGCCCAGACACCCGAGGAGGTCGCCGCCGTCATCCAGGACCTCATCGAGCGGCCTCGCGGCGACGTGTACACCCGGCCCGAGTACCACGGCCAGGTGCTCGCGTATTACGGCTCCGCGGACATGGGCGCCCCCGAGAAGAGCTGA